From the Brevibacillus choshinensis genome, one window contains:
- a CDS encoding stage V sporulation protein AB translates to MTIWIALLLVLVGLGGGLAVGSGLVAFITVLDIIPRLTQLTNAHRYIRAFEWSLVMGALFFTLIDFFHWGAHLPLLITSVYGLMAGIFVGTLAAGLTEVLNVFPILAKRLHMDGKLLYLLMAVVFGKVTGSIVQWFLNL, encoded by the coding sequence ATGACGATTTGGATCGCGTTGCTGCTGGTTCTCGTTGGTTTGGGTGGCGGATTAGCAGTAGGGAGCGGACTGGTAGCGTTTATTACCGTGCTGGATATCATTCCGCGGTTGACTCAGCTGACCAACGCGCATCGCTATATTCGTGCTTTCGAATGGTCCTTAGTAATGGGGGCTCTCTTTTTTACGCTCATCGACTTTTTTCATTGGGGAGCGCATCTTCCCCTACTCATTACGTCTGTATACGGGCTGATGGCAGGCATTTTTGTGGGGACATTGGCAGCAGGATTAACAGAAGTGCTCAATGTGTTCCCCATTCTGGCTAAGCGTCTGCACATGGATGGGAAGCTGCTCTATTTGCTCATGGCTGTGGTATTCGGCAAAGTGACGGGATCGATCGTGCAATGGTTCCTGAACCTGTGA